TCCACGTCGACCCCCCGTACTATTTCCGAATACCCCTGCGGCTGCCCCCGTAAAGAAATGGGGTACTAGACCTGGAACGATTACTTTCAACCCTACTAAAGGAAGAATAAACATCGATAAAAGCCCCGCTATAAAGCTAACTAGAAATCCGATAATCACGGCATTCGGTGCAAATGGGAAGACCGTTGGAACATCTAACGCCGGCTTCGTATTAGGTGCGATTTTCTCAGCAATTCCCTTAAATGCAGGCACAATTTCGGCAATTAACATACGTACGCCAGCGAGAATAATGTATACCCCTGCGGCAAATGTGATCGCTTGCATTAATGAGAATACAATATAATTGGAGCCGCCTGAGAGCTCTGATTCAATATATCCTTGGCCCGCAAACAAAGCTACAATAACAAAGAATATGGCCATAGTCAGTGAGACTGCTACGGACGTATCTCGTAAAAACCCAAGAGATTTAGGAACTTTAATCTGTTCTGTTGTTTTTTCCTTATTACCAAACCATTTCCCAACATTTGCAGAAACAAAGTATCCCAATGTACCAAAGTGCCCAATGGCGAAGTCATCGCTTCCTGTGATTTGTCGTACATAGGGTTGTAGCATCGCAGGGAAAATGACCATACATAACCCCAAGATGATAGAACCAACTAGGATAAGGGGAAATCCACTTAGTCCTCCCACAGATAATGTAACAGCAATTAAGCAAGCCATAAATAAGGTATGGTGACCTGTTAAAAAGATATATTTAAACCGAGTATATCGAGCAAGTATGATGTTAACAACCATCCCGAACACCATTATAAGTGCCGTTGAGGTTCCAAACTTACTTTGTGCAGCAGCTACAATCGCTTCATTATTTGGAATAACACCTGTAACATGAAAGGCATGATCAAACACTTTACTAAATATATCAAGAGCGCCAATCAGAACCGTTGCACCAGCGCCGATAATCACAAAGCCCATTATCGTCTTTAACGTACCCGATACAATATCTGTAGTGGATTTACGCTGTAATACTAATCCTATCAGAGCAAAGAGACCAACTAAAATGGAAGGTGTACCTAGAATATCCTTCATAATGAGGTCTAACATAACTTAATCCCCCTTTTCTAATGTACTTTATACTAAGTGTGGCTCTAATTTAGAGGTAATTTCCGGGATGCTCATCATATTTTCCAAAGTAACAATAATACGACTTCCATCATCCAGCTGATTTACAATATCCGCAGCTCCAATGAAAATATCTGCTTGCACCGTTTTAGCTGATGCTAAATCCGTATGATCTACCTCTGCCGTCTTCCCCATTTGTGTTAACGCTTTCTTCACATTGATCTCCATAATAAAACTGCTTCCTAATCCATTTCCACAAACAACCATGATCTTCATATTGTTTCCTCCTTCGAATATTTATGAATATAATCTAATATCACTGATTTACCTGAACTCTGTAAAATATCCTCAATGTTTGAGGGTTCACTTAGTATCTCTGATAACTGAACTAACGCACGCAAATGCGATTCACGATCAGCGGCAGCCAATACAATAATAAGTCGAACAGGCTTATCTGGTGAGAATGCTACGGCTTCATCTAGTCTTAAAAGGCTCATAGATAAAGAACGTACCCCCTGTTGAGGGCGTGCATGAGGAATGGCTACCCCTGGTGTAAGAACGACGTATGGTCCATTCGTTTCAATCGATTCAATCATGGCCTCTACATATCTTTCTTCTATCGTTCCTAATTCTAATAAAGGCTGCGATGCGACTCGAATAGCTTCTCTCCAATCAGAAACACGGGCTTGAAGTTGAATGGTCTGCGATGTTAACAATTGTTCTAACACTGGTTTTTCTGCCCCCTCCAATGAATGTTTGTTTATTTTTTGTGTATGAGTATAGATATGTGATTGAAGGGCCTTCTCAAGTTGATCTGGCTCATGAACTGTAGCGTACTGAGAAATAACTTTTAACAAAGACGAAACATCCAAGTTCTGCGTTGTAAATCCATACAACTCTTGCATAACTTGCTGACGTAGCTTTTGCTTATCCTGCATTTCTAAAATGGGTGGCACTACAAATAATGCTGCTTTGGTTCTGAGGTACACAGTTGAGAACACAATATCATAGGATAACGGATAATTGGCCGCATCCCGAACTGATAAAGAATCTAAGAATAAAATATCTGGAAATAACTCCCGTAAGGTATAGACTAAGATACTACTAATACCAACCCCGTTCGGGCAGACAACAATAGCTCTCTTTCGATCATCCAGTCTAGTTCCTTGTCTTCGAAGCCATCCTCCAAAATGAATGGTGAAATATGCGACCTCATCGTCTGGAACAGAATAATTTATCACTTGTTCCATGGGCCGCAAAGATTTCTTCGTGAGATGGTATAACTCGGGATACACCCTTTGAATCTGCTCAGTCATTGTGTTTTTAAGAGAAATACGATACCTCATGCGGTAATAAGCGGGTCTAAAATGAACATATAGCTGTTGATACAAGAGTACCTTCTCATGCAAGATTATGCACGCTAACCTCTCAAACTCTTCCACAATTTCTCGCAAGAGCTCTTGAATGACATCATCGTCTTGCAAAGGGGATACATCTCTTGTCCGATTCATGCTTAATAGATGTAACGTTGCATACAAGCATTCCGTTTGATTCCAATCCGATTGAAATGCATCGGTTAACGTCATTTGCTCGACCAGCTTATATTCTTTAGTAGAAGTCAATTCACCCCAGCTATGAATAGAGTGTAAAACTTCTCCCTTTTCAATGAGTTGTTCTGTACATAAAAACAGATAGGTCAATTCTTGTAGTCGTTCATCGGTAAACGTAAAGTCCAGTTGCCTTTCAATCTGTTCCAATTGCAAGTGTATAGATTGAATCTGTTCTTCTCGATCTCCCCAAATACATTTAATGA
The nucleotide sequence above comes from Paenibacillus sp. IHBB 10380. Encoded proteins:
- a CDS encoding BglG family transcription antiterminator, which codes for MFLDERSANLLQLLQQSSVLKMDELEALTGLTRRQLQYSTEKANNWLTSHGYQPIGYDRKVGYYLSDKIRDEDLQIKLNKRTYVFSEVDREKVFYLMLLLNQESLSVYHFQYITGVSRNTVLKDLQRLKEKAQLQQLQIQYSKLNGYLIKGDTNIKRYVVEQLVHDVLHSSTNNLIIKCIWGDREEQIQSIHLQLEQIERQLDFTFTDERLQELTYLFLCTEQLIEKGEVLHSIHSWGELTSTKEYKLVEQMTLTDAFQSDWNQTECLYATLHLLSMNRTRDVSPLQDDDVIQELLREIVEEFERLACIILHEKVLLYQQLYVHFRPAYYRMRYRISLKNTMTEQIQRVYPELYHLTKKSLRPMEQVINYSVPDDEVAYFTIHFGGWLRRQGTRLDDRKRAIVVCPNGVGISSILVYTLRELFPDILFLDSLSVRDAANYPLSYDIVFSTVYLRTKAALFVVPPILEMQDKQKLRQQVMQELYGFTTQNLDVSSLLKVISQYATVHEPDQLEKALQSHIYTHTQKINKHSLEGAEKPVLEQLLTSQTIQLQARVSDWREAIRVASQPLLELGTIEERYVEAMIESIETNGPYVVLTPGVAIPHARPQQGVRSLSMSLLRLDEAVAFSPDKPVRLIIVLAAADRESHLRALVQLSEILSEPSNIEDILQSSGKSVILDYIHKYSKEETI
- a CDS encoding PTS ascorbate transporter subunit IIC — encoded protein: MLDLIMKDILGTPSILVGLFALIGLVLQRKSTTDIVSGTLKTIMGFVIIGAGATVLIGALDIFSKVFDHAFHVTGVIPNNEAIVAAAQSKFGTSTALIMVFGMVVNIILARYTRFKYIFLTGHHTLFMACLIAVTLSVGGLSGFPLILVGSIILGLCMVIFPAMLQPYVRQITGSDDFAIGHFGTLGYFVSANVGKWFGNKEKTTEQIKVPKSLGFLRDTSVAVSLTMAIFFVIVALFAGQGYIESELSGGSNYIVFSLMQAITFAAGVYIILAGVRMLIAEIVPAFKGIAEKIAPNTKPALDVPTVFPFAPNAVIIGFLVSFIAGLLSMFILPLVGLKVIVPGLVPHFFTGAAAGVFGNSTGGRRGAVLGSFANGLIISFIPAILLVLLGNIGFEGVTFGDSDFGVVGILILSIMRFFGLAQ
- a CDS encoding PTS sugar transporter subunit IIB yields the protein MKIMVVCGNGLGSSFIMEINVKKALTQMGKTAEVDHTDLASAKTVQADIFIGAADIVNQLDDGSRIIVTLENMMSIPEITSKLEPHLV